In Oceanobacillus sp. FSL K6-2867, one DNA window encodes the following:
- a CDS encoding nucleotidyltransferase-like protein, translating into MENFLRPIYQEHASNPDTLGILLIEKIQHDSPVTDEFDVILLIIVNEYEQTWYVKHYEIEGKTAALHIVRNDILMKWIDTSGYRSAVEWIILGKPVFDRNEYIAHLKEQLRDFPKDKRDLRKMIDFGKLVKSYSEAKSLYEAGEFNDAHSKILDSLHYLARLAVIEKGYYPEVTVWSQVKKIDFEVYKLYEVFIESNETVDKRIELMIIGMDFVIHNRAIISAKHLLDIMKTKDSAWSYADIKSHEKVQSYRLDLSAILSYLVEKNIISVVLEQTKGHGVYQRKYMISDVVTHKD; encoded by the coding sequence ATGGAAAATTTCCTGAGACCTATATATCAAGAACATGCAAGTAATCCCGATACATTAGGAATATTATTAATAGAAAAAATCCAACACGATAGTCCAGTTACGGATGAATTTGATGTTATTCTACTTATTATTGTAAATGAATATGAACAAACCTGGTATGTAAAACATTATGAAATTGAAGGTAAAACTGCAGCACTGCATATTGTACGCAATGATATTTTAATGAAATGGATTGATACAAGCGGGTATCGAAGTGCAGTTGAATGGATTATTCTTGGAAAGCCAGTATTTGATAGAAATGAATACATTGCACATTTAAAAGAGCAGCTGCGAGACTTTCCTAAAGATAAACGTGATTTAAGGAAAATGATTGATTTTGGCAAATTAGTTAAAAGCTATAGTGAAGCTAAATCATTATATGAAGCAGGAGAATTTAATGATGCCCACAGTAAAATTCTTGATTCACTTCATTACTTAGCGAGACTAGCTGTAATAGAAAAAGGCTACTACCCTGAAGTAACAGTTTGGAGTCAAGTAAAGAAAATTGATTTCGAGGTATATAAATTATATGAAGTTTTCATTGAAAGCAATGAAACGGTAGATAAACGAATTGAGCTCATGATTATAGGAATGGACTTTGTTATTCATAATCGTGCCATTATATCTGCTAAGCATTTGTTGGATATTATGAAAACGAAGGATAGCGCTTGGTCTTATGCTGACATAAAAAGTCATGAAAAGGTTCAGTCATATAGACTTGACCTAAGCGCGATCCTTTCTTACCTTGTTGAGAAAAATATAATAAGTGTCGTTCTCGAACAAACAAAAGGGCACGGTGTATATCAGAGAAAATATATGATAAGTGATGTAGTAACACATAAAGATTAA
- a CDS encoding YgzB family protein, which translates to MAQQLVYSSKINKIRTFALILVFAGILLMYAGILTKNIEWLMVIFFILGLLMVVFSCVVYVWIGTLSLKAVPVVCPNCDKPTKMLGRVDACMHCKQPLTMDKNLEGKVFDERYNKRSYAKSQKRR; encoded by the coding sequence ATGGCACAACAATTGGTATATTCAAGTAAAATAAATAAAATCCGTACATTTGCTTTAATTTTAGTTTTCGCAGGTATTCTATTAATGTACGCAGGTATTCTCACTAAAAATATTGAATGGTTAATGGTTATATTTTTTATATTAGGTTTACTGATGGTTGTTTTCAGCTGTGTCGTTTACGTATGGATAGGAACACTATCCCTTAAGGCGGTTCCTGTTGTTTGTCCAAACTGTGATAAGCCGACAAAAATGCTGGGTCGCGTCGATGCATGCATGCATTGCAAACAGCCATTGACAATGGATAAGAACCTGGAAGGCAAAGTATTCGATGAAAGGTATAATAAACGCAGCTATGCAAAGTCACAAAAAAGGCGTTAA
- the pabB gene encoding aminodeoxychorismate synthase component I, which produces MASLLHFGFINETGKNAPLLFKDPIKIISTSNIDEVIPLLNEIEAETTKGYYAAGYLSYEAAPAFEKALKVHSNPVMPLLWFGIYEKPEKKRLQSFQEFQTSEWTAQTSLFDYNNCIEQIKNYIKQGITYQVNYTIRMISRFSGDSVAYYNQLTKAQAANYSAYLNIGDFTIVSASPELFFHLKEGKVTTMPMKGTIERGTTPEKDQSNANWLYHSKKNRAENVMIVDLLRNDLGMIARPNSVKVPKLYSIEKYPTVYQMTSTVTAEVSKEKTILEIFTALFPCGSITGAPKISTMNIINELEPAPREVYCGAIGYITPEKEAIFNVPIRTVMIDNQSGAATYGIGGGITWDSNDQDEYKEALTKAKVLDVKPMQFQLLESIGLENGTYFILQNHLKRLGKSASYFNFQVDIASAKEKLQDFAHSHTNGKWKVRLLSNQNGEFTIEGTEITELTDSVPVKLANTAVNKDNPFLHYKTTHRSIYVKSKQQHPEAFDVLLWNQKNEITEFTTGNIVVEIDNKLYTPPLSSGLLAGTFREALLDEEIILERKLFAEEIYNASKIWLINSVRKWIPVHLI; this is translated from the coding sequence ATGGCGTCCTTATTGCATTTTGGTTTTATAAATGAGACAGGAAAAAATGCTCCCCTGCTTTTTAAAGACCCAATCAAAATCATTTCTACTTCTAATATAGATGAAGTGATTCCTTTACTAAATGAAATTGAAGCTGAAACGACTAAAGGCTACTATGCAGCAGGTTATCTTTCCTATGAAGCTGCTCCTGCATTTGAAAAAGCTTTAAAAGTTCACTCGAATCCGGTTATGCCGCTTCTCTGGTTTGGAATCTACGAGAAGCCAGAGAAGAAACGTCTCCAATCTTTTCAGGAATTTCAAACTTCAGAGTGGACAGCCCAAACATCCTTATTCGACTATAACAACTGTATTGAACAAATTAAAAATTACATTAAGCAAGGTATTACATATCAAGTTAACTATACCATTCGTATGATATCCCGGTTTTCCGGCGATTCTGTTGCGTACTATAATCAACTAACCAAAGCCCAAGCAGCTAACTATAGTGCCTATTTGAATATTGGAGATTTTACAATCGTTTCCGCTTCACCCGAATTGTTCTTTCACTTAAAAGAAGGTAAGGTTACAACAATGCCGATGAAAGGTACGATTGAAAGAGGAACTACTCCAGAAAAAGACCAGTCAAATGCAAATTGGCTTTATCATTCGAAGAAAAACCGGGCTGAAAATGTGATGATTGTTGATCTGCTGCGAAATGATTTAGGAATGATAGCAAGGCCAAACAGTGTGAAAGTGCCAAAGCTATACTCCATTGAGAAATATCCAACAGTCTATCAAATGACCTCCACAGTAACTGCGGAGGTTTCAAAAGAAAAAACAATTCTTGAGATATTTACCGCACTATTCCCTTGTGGTTCCATTACCGGAGCACCCAAAATAAGTACAATGAATATTATTAATGAACTTGAACCTGCTCCAAGAGAAGTTTATTGCGGAGCAATTGGTTACATAACCCCTGAAAAGGAGGCTATTTTTAATGTGCCAATTCGCACGGTTATGATTGATAATCAAAGTGGCGCTGCAACATACGGAATTGGTGGTGGAATTACATGGGATTCAAATGATCAAGATGAATACAAGGAAGCACTGACAAAAGCAAAAGTATTAGATGTCAAGCCAATGCAATTTCAATTATTAGAATCAATTGGGCTTGAAAATGGCACCTATTTTATTTTACAAAATCACTTAAAACGCTTGGGGAAGAGTGCCTCCTATTTTAACTTTCAGGTTGATATAGCATCTGCAAAGGAAAAACTTCAGGATTTTGCGCACTCCCATACAAATGGAAAATGGAAGGTCCGCTTGCTCTCCAATCAAAATGGTGAATTTACAATAGAGGGAACGGAAATAACTGAACTTACTGATTCTGTTCCAGTAAAACTTGCAAATACTGCAGTAAATAAGGACAATCCTTTTCTGCATTATAAAACAACACACAGAAGCATATACGTAAAAAGCAAACAGCAGCACCCCGAAGCCTTTGACGTTCTATTATGGAATCAAAAAAATGAAATTACAGAATTTACGACAGGTAATATCGTAGTAGAAATAGATAATAAATTATATACACCGCCGTTAAGTTCAGGATTGCTTGCCGGCACGTTTAGGGAAGCACTGCTTGATGAAGAGATTATTTTGGAACGAAAGCTTTTTGCTGAGGAAATATATAACGCATCTAAAATATGGCTCATTAATAGTGTTAGAAAATGGATACCTGTTCATTTAATATAA
- the perR gene encoding peroxide-responsive transcriptional repressor PerR, translated as MSEKRLRKAIDTLKESGVRITPQRHAVLEYLLNTMVHPTADDIYKALEGKFPNMSVATVYNNLRVLREVGLVRELTYGDSSSRFDCNTSDHYHIICEACGKIVDFHYPSLDEVESLAEQVTGFEVSHHRLEVYGKCPGCQGMLTQKH; from the coding sequence GTGTCTGAAAAAAGGCTACGGAAAGCGATTGATACATTAAAAGAATCAGGCGTCCGTATCACACCACAGCGGCACGCAGTTCTAGAGTACTTGCTTAACACGATGGTTCATCCAACAGCAGATGATATATATAAAGCGTTGGAAGGGAAATTCCCTAACATGAGTGTGGCAACTGTATATAATAACCTCCGTGTGCTTAGAGAAGTAGGATTAGTTCGTGAATTAACCTACGGAGATTCATCAAGTAGGTTTGACTGCAATACTTCTGATCATTATCATATTATTTGCGAAGCGTGTGGAAAGATTGTTGATTTTCATTATCCTTCATTAGATGAAGTAGAATCCCTAGCTGAACAGGTAACTGGATTTGAAGTTAGTCATCATCGACTTGAAGTATACGGGAAGTGCCCTGGTTGTCAAGGAATGTTAACACAAAAGCACTAA
- a CDS encoding cob(I)yrinic acid a,c-diamide adenosyltransferase: protein MRIYTRSGDKGQTSLVYGKRVPKNHLRVEAYGTCDEANSVIGLALSFLNQEGWDEKEQFLEQMHRVQTILFHVGAELSTPADKEVNWKLKQEHIQEMEDQIDRWDDQLDPLKNFILPSGHSASSALHTARTVIRRAERIVVGLGDELKNDLVLSYLNRLSDFLFVAARYVNKKLGGDEIPLKVDI, encoded by the coding sequence ATGCGAATTTATACACGTTCCGGAGATAAAGGACAAACATCATTAGTTTATGGCAAACGTGTGCCGAAAAATCATTTACGTGTCGAGGCTTACGGAACATGTGATGAAGCAAATTCTGTCATTGGTCTGGCTCTAAGTTTTCTCAATCAGGAAGGCTGGGATGAGAAAGAGCAGTTTTTGGAGCAGATGCATCGTGTACAAACGATTCTATTTCATGTGGGTGCTGAGCTTTCCACTCCAGCTGATAAGGAAGTAAACTGGAAATTAAAGCAGGAGCATATACAAGAAATGGAAGACCAAATTGACAGGTGGGACGATCAGTTAGATCCACTGAAAAACTTTATTCTTCCGTCTGGCCATAGTGCTTCAAGCGCCTTGCATACTGCGAGAACAGTTATTAGAAGAGCAGAACGTATCGTGGTTGGTCTGGGTGACGAATTGAAAAATGATCTTGTATTATCCTATTTAAATCGATTATCCGATTTTCTATTTGTCGCTGCTAGATACGTTAATAAAAAGCTAGGTGGTGATGAAATACCGTTAAAGGTGGATATTTAA
- a CDS encoding D-2-hydroxyacid dehydrogenase: protein MILFSAKISDKHQEKLKQKYSNQRFLFSESDEMTKEYLAEAEVLVTYGSDVNEQTIQYAPNLKWIMVLSAGVDELPAKLIREKEILVTNARGIHKTQMAEYAISMLLQVYRQEKILIENEQAHLWDKSVKVKEITGRTIVIAGTGAIGQEVARLAKAFQMKTIGVSRRGKNTAYFDENVTNDKLKDVLAEADFLVSVLPRTKETSGFFTDDHFNAMPNHGVFLNMGRGDAVSSKVILRAVHENEIAHAVLDVSEQEPLPKDHPFWSEDKVTITPHISGLSPHYVTRALEIFTKNLEQYLNGGDDYTNKIDLSRGY from the coding sequence ATGATCTTATTTTCAGCAAAAATTTCAGATAAACATCAAGAGAAGTTAAAGCAGAAGTATTCCAATCAGCGATTTTTATTCTCAGAAAGTGATGAGATGACAAAGGAATATTTAGCTGAGGCTGAGGTTCTTGTCACGTATGGAAGTGATGTCAATGAACAAACTATTCAATATGCACCCAATCTTAAATGGATAATGGTTCTGTCCGCTGGTGTGGATGAATTGCCTGCTAAGCTAATTAGAGAAAAAGAAATACTCGTAACAAATGCAAGAGGTATTCATAAAACACAAATGGCTGAATATGCTATATCAATGCTGCTGCAAGTTTACCGTCAGGAAAAAATATTGATTGAAAATGAACAAGCCCATCTTTGGGACAAATCTGTAAAAGTAAAAGAAATAACTGGAAGAACAATCGTTATTGCAGGAACTGGTGCAATCGGTCAAGAAGTTGCTCGCCTTGCGAAGGCTTTTCAAATGAAAACGATTGGTGTATCCAGAAGAGGGAAAAATACAGCGTATTTTGATGAAAATGTTACAAATGATAAACTTAAAGATGTATTAGCCGAAGCAGATTTTCTTGTATCAGTATTACCGAGAACGAAAGAGACAAGCGGATTTTTTACGGATGATCATTTTAATGCGATGCCAAATCATGGCGTGTTTTTAAATATGGGACGCGGCGATGCGGTAAGCAGTAAAGTAATCCTTAGAGCTGTGCATGAAAATGAAATTGCTCATGCAGTATTGGATGTATCGGAACAGGAACCATTACCGAAGGACCATCCATTTTGGTCAGAGGATAAAGTTACAATCACCCCTCATATATCAGGTCTTTCACCACATTATGTTACGCGTGCATTAGAGATTTTTACAAAAAACCTTGAACAATATCTAAATGGTGGGGACGATTACACGAATAAGATCGATTTGTCTAGGGGGTATTAA
- the bcp gene encoding thioredoxin-dependent thiol peroxidase has product MTVEIGKQVEDFTLPSQSGEQVSLSDLKGKHVVLYFYPKDMTPGCTTEACDFRDQHESFAELDAVIIGISPDPAESHQKFINKHELPFLLLADEDHKIAEMFDVWKLKKNFGKEYYGIERSTFIIDKEGKLQKEFRKVRVKGHVEEALEFIKENLS; this is encoded by the coding sequence ATGACAGTAGAGATTGGAAAACAAGTAGAAGATTTTACACTGCCAAGTCAATCTGGCGAACAGGTAAGTTTATCTGATTTAAAAGGCAAGCATGTTGTTTTATATTTTTATCCTAAGGATATGACACCGGGATGTACAACCGAAGCTTGTGATTTTCGTGATCAGCATGAGAGTTTTGCTGAATTAGACGCTGTTATTATTGGCATTAGTCCAGACCCGGCTGAAAGTCATCAGAAGTTCATTAATAAACACGAGCTGCCATTTTTATTGTTAGCTGATGAAGATCATAAAATTGCAGAGATGTTTGATGTGTGGAAATTGAAAAAGAATTTCGGCAAGGAATATTACGGAATCGAACGCTCTACGTTTATCATTGATAAAGAAGGAAAGCTTCAAAAGGAATTTCGAAAAGTAAGAGTCAAAGGGCATGTAGAAGAGGCGTTGGAATTTATAAAAGAAAATCTTTCATAA
- a CDS encoding ion channel, producing MVIPWLIMIVISLIVIKSFFDFFHGKSFAAVLEMKESRFSIEIFMALLIIYIILMFGYGMIYFILSIEGIVLVENGELRQVSILGSIIHSIYFSGVTLLSVGYGDITPVGIGRFIALTQALIGYILPAAFVVRILQSRDRSRDT from the coding sequence ATGGTAATACCTTGGCTGATTATGATTGTTATATCCCTTATCGTGATAAAAAGCTTCTTTGACTTTTTCCATGGGAAAAGCTTTGCTGCAGTTTTAGAAATGAAGGAAAGCCGATTTTCGATAGAGATTTTTATGGCCTTACTCATTATTTATATCATTCTTATGTTTGGATATGGCATGATTTATTTTATATTATCTATTGAAGGAATTGTTCTTGTAGAAAACGGAGAGCTGCGGCAGGTAAGTATTTTAGGCTCTATTATTCATTCTATTTATTTCAGTGGCGTTACCTTACTTTCAGTTGGATATGGAGATATTACGCCTGTTGGAATTGGAAGGTTCATTGCCTTAACACAAGCTTTGATTGGATATATTTTGCCTGCTGCATTTGTTGTAAGAATTCTCCAATCTCGGGATAGAAGCAGGGATACATGA
- a CDS encoding glutamate-1-semialdehyde 2,1-aminomutase, whose protein sequence is MNFTKSEELHKEALDYIVGGVNSPSRAFKAVGGGSPVYMERGQGPYFWDVDGNKYIDYLAAYGPIITGHAHPHIAKAIAHAATTGVLYGTPTKLENQFAKMLKEAIPSLEKVRFNNSGTEAVMTTIRVARAYTGRTKIIKFAGCYHGHFDAVLVQAGSGPSTLGTPDSAGVPESTAADVITVPFNDLDAYKEALNKWGDQIAAVLVEPIVGNFGIVEPHEGFLQAVNDLTHEAGALVIYDEVITAFRFTYGSAQQLYGVEPDMTAMGKIIGGGLPIGAYGGRKDIMEQVAPLGPAYQAGTMAGNPASMASGIACLEVLKQDGVYEKLDRLGEMLENGILEQAEKYGVPITVNRLRGALTVYFGEEKITNYKQAEATDGDAFATFFKLMLNQGINLAPSKYEAWFLTTEHKESDIAQTIDAVGHAFSVMARK, encoded by the coding sequence ATGAATTTCACAAAATCAGAAGAGCTTCATAAAGAAGCTTTGGATTATATTGTTGGAGGAGTTAATTCACCTTCTCGTGCATTTAAAGCGGTAGGCGGCGGCTCCCCTGTTTATATGGAACGTGGACAAGGTCCATATTTTTGGGACGTTGATGGAAATAAATACATAGATTATCTAGCAGCCTATGGACCAATTATAACTGGACATGCACATCCGCATATTGCTAAAGCTATTGCACATGCTGCAACTACTGGTGTTTTGTACGGTACACCAACAAAATTAGAAAATCAATTTGCTAAAATGCTAAAGGAAGCAATTCCTTCTTTGGAAAAAGTTCGTTTCAACAATTCAGGGACGGAAGCAGTTATGACAACTATCCGTGTAGCTCGTGCATATACAGGTAGAACAAAAATTATTAAATTTGCTGGCTGTTATCATGGGCATTTTGATGCGGTGCTTGTACAAGCGGGCTCAGGACCATCTACACTTGGCACCCCGGATTCAGCAGGTGTCCCTGAATCCACTGCAGCAGACGTCATTACCGTACCATTTAATGATTTAGATGCTTATAAGGAAGCTCTGAATAAATGGGGAGATCAGATTGCCGCTGTATTAGTTGAGCCAATCGTAGGAAACTTTGGAATTGTTGAACCCCACGAAGGCTTTTTGCAGGCAGTTAATGATTTAACACATGAAGCAGGGGCACTTGTTATTTACGATGAAGTAATTACTGCCTTCCGTTTCACTTATGGAAGTGCACAGCAGCTGTATGGAGTAGAGCCTGACATGACAGCAATGGGTAAAATTATCGGCGGAGGACTTCCTATTGGGGCCTACGGCGGTCGTAAAGATATTATGGAACAAGTTGCACCACTTGGGCCTGCATATCAAGCTGGAACGATGGCTGGTAATCCTGCATCAATGGCATCTGGTATTGCGTGCTTAGAAGTTTTGAAACAAGATGGCGTTTACGAAAAATTAGATCGGCTTGGAGAAATGCTGGAAAATGGTATTTTAGAACAGGCTGAAAAATATGGTGTGCCAATTACAGTCAATCGTTTGCGTGGAGCACTTACAGTATATTTTGGTGAAGAAAAGATTACGAATTATAAACAAGCTGAAGCTACAGATGGAGATGCATTTGCAACCTTCTTTAAACTAATGCTGAACCAGGGAATTAACCTGGCACCATCGAAATACGAAGCATGGTTCCTAACAACAGAGCATAAAGAATCTGATATTGCTCAAACAATTGACGCTGTTGGGCATGCCTTTAGTGTCATGGCAAGGAAATAA
- a CDS encoding ABC transporter ATP-binding protein: MSSVKQYMKFVAPYKWKILWTILIGIIKFGIPLLMPLILKYVIDDIIVAENMSDADKISKLLWVMGISFVVFLLLRPPIEYIRQYLAQWVGNKVLYDIRDRLFDHIQKLSLKFYSQTKTGEIISRVINDVEQTKNFVITGLMNVWLDLITILIAIGIMLSMDIGLTIVSIILFPFFGFAIKYFYGRLRKLTRERSQALAEVQGHLHERVQGVPVTRSFALEEYEQTQFEERNGNFLEKALVHTNWNAKTFAVTNTITDLAPLLVIAFAGYQVIIGNVTMGTMVAFVGYLERVYSPLRRLINSSTTLVQAVASIDRVFEFMNEKYDIVDKENAIDPGRVNGAVEFKNVSFRYDEEEQQVLENINLHVEEGETIAFVGMSGGGKSTLISLIPRFYDVTAGSIKVDGMDIRDMKARALRDNIGMVLQDNILFSESIAMNIRMGNPNATDEEVIAAAKAANAHDFIANLPSGYDTLVGERGVKLSGGQKQRVAIARVFLKNPPILIFDEATSALDLESEHLIQETMEKLAADRTTFIVAHRLATITHADRIVVIENGEITEIGSHQELMEKQGDYYQLYQIQNLDEGSKSE; the protein is encoded by the coding sequence ATGAGCAGTGTAAAGCAGTACATGAAGTTTGTTGCCCCGTATAAGTGGAAAATCCTTTGGACAATACTCATAGGTATTATTAAATTTGGAATTCCGTTATTAATGCCATTAATTTTAAAGTATGTGATTGATGATATCATTGTTGCAGAAAACATGAGTGATGCTGATAAAATAAGTAAATTACTATGGGTAATGGGAATTTCCTTTGTCGTATTTCTATTATTGCGGCCGCCAATTGAATACATTCGTCAATACCTTGCACAATGGGTAGGGAATAAAGTTTTATATGATATTCGGGACAGACTTTTCGATCATATCCAAAAGCTGAGTTTGAAATTTTATTCACAGACAAAAACCGGGGAAATTATTTCCCGGGTAATAAATGATGTCGAACAAACAAAGAACTTTGTCATTACTGGACTAATGAATGTGTGGTTGGATTTAATAACAATACTAATTGCAATAGGTATTATGCTATCAATGGATATTGGATTAACGATTGTTTCGATTATATTGTTTCCATTCTTTGGTTTTGCGATTAAATACTTTTATGGAAGACTTCGTAAATTAACAAGGGAAAGATCTCAGGCGTTAGCCGAGGTGCAAGGGCATTTACATGAGCGTGTTCAAGGTGTGCCTGTTACGAGAAGTTTTGCTTTAGAAGAATATGAACAAACACAATTTGAAGAACGTAATGGGAATTTCCTCGAAAAGGCGCTTGTTCATACAAACTGGAATGCCAAAACATTCGCTGTAACGAATACGATTACCGACCTAGCTCCGCTTTTAGTTATTGCTTTTGCAGGTTATCAAGTCATCATAGGCAATGTTACGATGGGGACAATGGTTGCGTTTGTTGGATATCTAGAACGTGTATACAGTCCACTTCGCAGATTAATCAATTCATCAACGACATTGGTTCAAGCAGTCGCGTCTATTGATCGTGTTTTTGAATTTATGAATGAAAAGTATGATATTGTCGATAAAGAAAATGCAATCGATCCTGGCAGAGTTAATGGCGCTGTTGAATTTAAAAATGTTTCATTCCGATATGATGAAGAGGAGCAACAGGTGCTGGAAAACATCAATTTGCATGTGGAGGAAGGGGAAACCATTGCCTTTGTTGGGATGAGTGGCGGAGGAAAGTCTACCTTGATCAGTTTAATCCCTAGATTTTATGATGTTACAGCTGGCTCGATAAAAGTCGACGGAATGGATATTCGTGATATGAAAGCGAGAGCGCTTCGTGATAATATTGGTATGGTTTTACAAGACAATATTCTATTTAGCGAATCCATAGCTATGAATATTCGAATGGGAAATCCAAACGCAACGGATGAAGAAGTAATTGCCGCTGCGAAGGCTGCAAATGCGCATGATTTTATTGCCAACCTCCCAAGTGGATATGACACGTTAGTAGGAGAGCGCGGTGTGAAATTATCAGGTGGACAAAAACAGCGGGTTGCCATAGCTCGCGTATTTCTCAAAAATCCGCCTATCTTAATTTTTGATGAAGCAACATCAGCACTAGACTTGGAGAGTGAACATTTAATCCAGGAAACGATGGAAAAATTAGCCGCAGATCGTACAACCTTTATTGTTGCACATCGCCTTGCAACCATTACACATGCTGACCGAATTGTTGTAATTGAAAATGGAGAGATTACAGAAATAGGCTCGCATCAAGAATTGATGGAAAAACAAGGGGATTATTATCAGCTGTATCAAATTCAGAACTTGGATGAAGGCAGTAAGTCTGAATAA
- a CDS encoding DUF402 domain-containing protein, protein MVTPRAGSKMQIQSYKHNGQLHRIWENSTVLKATETIVIGANDRTQVTESDGRMWITREPAICYFHAKHWFNIIGMLRDDGIHYYCNISSPFVYDEEALKYIDYDLDVKVFPDMTYNLLDEDEYEEHRKKMNYPIVLDRILHNNMEYLLRWVRQRKGPFAPDFIDGWYERYLTYR, encoded by the coding sequence ATGGTTACTCCGAGAGCAGGTTCAAAAATGCAGATACAGAGCTATAAACATAATGGACAGCTTCATCGGATTTGGGAGAACAGTACGGTATTAAAAGCTACAGAAACAATTGTAATAGGAGCGAATGATCGGACACAAGTAACCGAGAGCGATGGTCGGATGTGGATTACGAGAGAACCAGCAATATGTTATTTTCATGCGAAGCATTGGTTTAATATCATCGGTATGCTAAGAGACGATGGTATTCATTACTATTGTAATATCAGTTCTCCATTTGTATACGATGAAGAGGCATTGAAATATATCGATTATGATTTGGATGTAAAAGTATTTCCAGATATGACGTACAATCTTTTGGATGAGGATGAATATGAGGAACACCGTAAAAAAATGAATTACCCAATAGTACTGGATCGCATACTTCATAATAATATGGAATATTTACTGCGGTGGGTACGCCAGCGAAAAGGTCCCTTTGCACCGGATTTTATTGATGGTTGGTATGAACGGTACTTAACCTATCGGTGA
- a CDS encoding gamma-type small acid-soluble spore protein, which produces MAKKPNKTAAGTNIQHVKQQNQQAAQGQGQGQFGTEFASETDAQQVKQQNQQSQAKKK; this is translated from the coding sequence ATGGCTAAAAAACCTAACAAAACTGCAGCTGGAACAAATATTCAGCATGTAAAACAGCAGAACCAACAAGCTGCTCAAGGACAAGGTCAAGGTCAATTCGGTACTGAATTTGCTTCTGAGACAGATGCTCAGCAAGTAAAGCAACAAAATCAACAGTCACAAGCAAAAAAGAAGTAA